Within Azotosporobacter soli, the genomic segment GCATCGAAATCGAACTGATCAGCCCGGTGCTTAAGCAGTTTGGCGATGAAATCAAAGCCGTGATTCGGCAGACTTTGCTGGAGTGGAATCTTGAAGATGTCAAAGTCCATGCCAACGATAAAGGGGCTCTGGACTGTACGATTGAAGCGCGTATGACTACCGCGATTGAGCGGGCGATTCGGTAAGGAGGAAAAATGATGGAAAAATTAACAATGCGCCGCGCGATGATGTTCATGCCGGGAAACAATCCGGCCATGCTGCAAAACGCCGGAATTTACGGAGCGGACACGGTCATCTTTGATATGGAAGACTCCGTGGCAATCAGCGAGAAAGATTCGGCCAGACGCTTAGTGCATAATGCGATCAAGCGCTTAAAGTATCCTTGTGAAGTGGCGATCCGCATCAATCACATCCAGACCCCATATGGCCTTGATGATTTGAAAGTGGTATTGCCGGCGCGGCCTGATTTGGTTCGTTTGCCGAAAGCGGAAACTGCGAAAGACATTCAAATTGTGGATGAGATCATCAGCGAAGCAGAAGAAAAAAATGGTTTTGTACCCGGATCGATCAAAATGATGGCGGCGATTGAAACGGCGAAAGGTTTGATGAATGCTTATGAAGTCGCTACTGCCAGTCCGCGTATGGTTGCGCTGGCCATCGGCGGGGAAGATTTCATCGCCGATCTGAAGACCAGTCGCACGTCGCACGGCAATGAGCTTTTCGTGCCGCGCGGCCAGCTGGTCTTGGCGGCTCGGGCCGCCGGTATTCAAGCGATTGACAGCGTATATACCGATATTAACAATGAGCAAGGCTTCATCGAAGAAACGATTCGCATCAAGGAAATGGGCTTTGACGGCAAATCGGTCGTAAATCCGAAGCAAATTCGTCTGGTGCAGGAAATTTTTGCGCCGACGGAAAAGGAAATTGCCCATGCAGAGAGAGTGATTGCGGCGTACCAGGATGCGCTAGCGCGTAATTCCGGCGTCATCGCCATCGACGGAAAAATGATCGATACCCCGATTGTGACGCGGGCCGAACGGGTTTTGGCTTATGCGGCGGCGGTCAGAAAATAGCGCGAAGGAGATTGCGACATGATAAACAGTATCGGCAGAATTATTCCCGATCAAATTAAAGGGATTGAAACGATAAAACCCTATCAAGGACCATTTGCGTTGCAGCCGCAAGGCCGCTCCGTCGGACGGAAACTGGGCGTCAATATTCCAAAGTCCAATAAGTTGTTAAAATCAATCGAAGATGCGATTGATGCTGCGGGTCTCAAGGATGGAATGACGATCTCGTTCCATCATCATTTTAGAAATGGCGATTACATTTTAAATAAAGTCGTCGAAACGATTGCGAAAAAGAAAATCAAGAACATCACGCTGGCGCCGAGCTCCCTTAACACGGTGAATGAAAGCATCCTGCCCTATCTGGAGCAGGGCGTCATCTCGGCGATTGAAACCAGCGGCGCGCGCGGCGAGCTCGGCAAGTTTCTCACGTACGGCAAACTGGCGAAACCAACGATCATTCGCTCGCATGGTGGGCGCGCACGGGCGATTGAGAGCGGCGAACTGCATATTGACGTGGCGTTCATCGGCGCAGCATGCTGTGATTCGTTCGGTAACATCAACGGCGTGAATGGGCCGTCGGCGTGCGGTTCGATGGGCTATGCGATGGTGGATGCCGAATACGCGGACACTGTTATCGCGCTGACCGATAACTTGGTACCGCATCCGATTTTCCCGATCAGTATCCCGCAGACGCAAGTGGATTATATTGTCGAACTGCCGAGCATTGGCGATCCGAAAGGCATTGCGTCGGGTGCGCTGCGCATCAGCCGCAATCCGCGCGAACTGCTGATTGCCGAATTTGCGGCTGGCGTCATTGAATATTCGGGCTATCTGAAAAACGGTTATTCGTTGCAACTCGGCAGCGGCGGCGCGTCGCTTGCGGCGGCCCGCTTCATTAAAGAAAAAATGATTGCACAAAAGATAAAAGGCAGCTTTGGAGTCGGCGGCGTAACCGCGCCGTTTATTGAAATGCTGGAAGAAGGCTTGTTTGAAGTTCTCTTCGATGTACAGGATTTTGATATTCCGTCCATTGAATCGATCAAGAATAATCCGCGGCATCTTGAAATGTCGGCCTCTTACTACGCCAACCCGCATAACGGCGGACCGATCGTCAATAATCTTGACGTGGTCATCCTTAGCGCGACCGAGGTCGATGTGGACTTTAATGTTAACGTCATCACCGATTCGAACGGAGAAATCATGGGCGCATCCGGCGGGCATTGCGACACGGCGGCCGGAGCCAACCTTTCAATCGTCGTGGCGCCACTGCTGCGCGGTCGTCTGCCAATGGTCTTGGATAAAGTCAACACGGTGGTTACGCCTGGTGAAACGGTCGACGTCATCATCACCGAGCGCGGCATCGCAGTCAATCCCCGCCGTGCAGATCTGATGGATAATTTGAAAAATACTTGGCTGCCGGTGATGAGCATCGAGGAAATGCAGAAAATGGCGTATGACTTGACGGGTAAACCGAAAGAAATCGAAGTGAGCGATGACGTTGTCGCGGTTGTCGAATACCGTGACGGCAGCATTATCGATGTGGTGCGTCGCCCGTTGTAAGAGCGTTGTCTAATGAGCGGCGGGGAGGTGAAAGAAATGGGACTTTTTGATTTTCTGTTTGGCAAACCCAAAGCAAAGCAAAGCAAAAAGAAAAAGCGTCCGCCTGTAGAACAGTCGGTTGAGAACCGGAGCGTACCTGAGGGATCTGATGCGATCAGCCCGGAAGTGATGGCGATCCTTTCGGCGGCCGCAGCGGCTTACGTTATCCTGGAAGAAGATTCGAAAGATATCGTTTTTCGGATTAAAAGAGTTAATACCGCGTGGGAAATGGCCGGGCGGCAACAACAGATGAATGCGCGTTCTAAATAAAAAAACGGAGGATGAAATCATGAGTTCGTTTGAGTTGAATATTACATTGAATGGCGTCACCTACAACGTGGAAGTTGAAAAAGTGAACAAGAACAGTGCGGCGCAACCGAAAGCGGCTGTTGTCGCAGCACCGGCAGCACAACCGATTGCCGCACCAGTGGCAGCAGCAAAACCTGCTAGTGCACCAGCTGCGGTTGCGGCTGGCGACACTTCGTTAAATGCTCCATTACCGGGCAAAGTGATTCGGATCGTCGCAAAGGCCGGCAGTGCAGTGAAAAAAGGCGATGTCGTGATGATTCTTGAAGCGATGAAAATGCAAAATGAAATCGCTTCGCCGGTGGATGGAACGGTCAAATCGATTCAAGTAAGTGACGGGCAAAATGTAAAACCTGGCGAGCAGCTTGCCATCATCGGTTAAGCAGAGCGAGAGAGCGTTATAACTAGGAGGATATACTGTGGAGGCATTGATTCTACAATACCCATGGCTTGACGAATTGCTCATGGGATTTTTGGGACTGACATGGAAACATGTAGTCATGTGGTTGATTGGCAGTTTGCTGATCTATTTGGCGGTCAAAAAAGACTATGAACCGGCTCTGCTCTTGCCGATCGGTTTTGGTGCGGTACTGGCCAATATTCCTCATTCTTCGGCTATTTCAAAAGTGGTCGGCGAAGAAGGCTTTCTCTGGGTTTTATACCAGGGCGGCATCGCCAATGAATTATTTCCGGTATTGATTTTTGTCGCAATCGGCGCGATGTGCGATTTTACGCCGTTGATCCGGCGTCCTTCCGTCATGCTCTTTGCAGCCGCGGCGCAGGTGGGGATCTTTTCCTGCGCAGTGATAGCGACGTTCATGGGCTTTTCGTTTGAACATGCCGCATCGATCGGCATCATCGGCGCGGCCGATGGTCCGACGACGATTTATGTGGCTAGCCGTTTTGCACAGGAATTATTAGGCCCGCTCTCGGTAGCTGCTTATTCTTACATGTCGTTGGTGCCGGTCATTCAGCCGCCGGTCATTCGCATGCTGACAACCGAAGCGGAGCGTAAGATCAAGATGGGCTATGAAGATGAAGAACCGGTATCGCAAACGGCGAAATTTCTTTTTCCTATCGTAATTGTTTTGATTGCGGGCATTGTGGCGCCAATTTCGGTCGCGCTGATCGGTTCGTTGATGTTCGGCAACATTTTGAAGGAATCCGGCGTTGTTGACAATCTTTCAAACGCAGCGCAGAACGAACTGGCCAATCTGGTCACGTTGCTGCTTGGCATCACGATCGGCGGAACCATGTCGGCGGAACGTTTCTTAACGCTCGAGGTTGCTATGATCATGGCCTTAGGCGCAGTGGCTTTCGTCTTTGATACGGCAGGCGGCGTGCTGTTTGCCAAATTAATGAATCTGTTTTCTTCCAACAAGATGAATCCGATGATTGGTGCATGCGGCATCTCCGCGTTTCCGATGTCGGGGCGCGTTATTGCCAAGATGGCGCTCAAAGAAGATCCGACAAACTTTATCATTCAACATGCCATCGGCGTCAATGTGGCCGGACAGGTAGCATCCGTTGTCGCTGGCGGCCTGGTGCTGGCTCTGATTCCGGCATTAGCAAAGTAGAGGAGCGAAGAAAATGGGAACTGCAACAGTACAAGCGCTGACCATGATGGGAATTGCGCTGCCGACGATGTTTGTCGTCATTCTGGTTTTTATCGGCGTGACAAAATTGATACATAAAGCTTTTCCGGTAGTTGAAGAAGAGGATGAATATGAGGTAGACTAGAGAGGTAGTCTGATGCACTGGTTTATACAGAGACTGCGGAAAGGCGGTAAGGCATGAACGAATGCAAGGTGGAATCGCAAACGGCGCTGAAAAATCGTTTGGTTGTCGGCGGATCGGTGTGCGTCATGTTATTGCTATTGGCGGCCACAATTGCCAAGTGGCTTTTATGGGGCATTTTCATTCCGCTCGAATGGTTGGCGGAGTTGCTGGTCATCGGTTTTCTCTTTGAACGCTCCTACAGCCGTTATTGCTGTACGTTGACGGATGCAGGCTTTCGTTTTGAAAAGAAATCGTTTCGCCGTACGAAGCTGGATGTGCCATTAAGCGATGTGTTTGCTTTATATCCGTATCGACCGGCGCTGGTCGGTTTAGTAAAGTTCCGGCGCAGTTATCGGATGCATTCTGCGCTCGATAACCGGGAAGTTTGGACGCTGGCGTATCGCTATGAAACGTCGGGCGGCAATGAGAATCGGCGGATTTACTTTAAGCCGAGTTCGGAAATGCTGACAGCGCTAAAACAGTGCTTGCCGGAAAAAATCATGGCGGGACAAGAAGGCGCTGCTGTAGCGGAACAAAAGACGATACAGTGAATATGAAACGGTAGGGAAAGAGAACAGGTTGTCGCGCAAGGCGCGGCAGCCTGTTTGTCTTTCCCGGCGCTACTTGGTATAATGTTGGCAAGCATAACATGAGGAGGAAGCTCCTGTGAAACTTGATTTTACGGATAAAGTGGCGCTGATTTCTGGCGGGACGTCGGGAATCGGCTTGGCGACGGCCGAAGTGCTGCTTGCTGGCGGCGCTAAAGTCGTGCTGCTCGGCCGCGAGCGAAAAAAAGGCGAGGCTGCGCTTGCGTTGCTCAATGCGCGTGGCTGGCCTGCGGTTGTTTATGTTCAAACGGACGTGACGTTGCTTGCCGATTGCGCCAATGCAGTAGCGGAAACAGCCGCTGCGTACGGACGAATTGA encodes:
- the citD gene encoding citrate lyase acyl carrier protein, which produces MKSIKQVAQAGTLESSDIMITLSPADAGSGIEIELISPVLKQFGDEIKAVIRQTLLEWNLEDVKVHANDKGALDCTIEARMTTAIERAIR
- a CDS encoding sodium ion-translocating decarboxylase subunit beta, with translation MEALILQYPWLDELLMGFLGLTWKHVVMWLIGSLLIYLAVKKDYEPALLLPIGFGAVLANIPHSSAISKVVGEEGFLWVLYQGGIANELFPVLIFVAIGAMCDFTPLIRRPSVMLFAAAAQVGIFSCAVIATFMGFSFEHAASIGIIGAADGPTTIYVASRFAQELLGPLSVAAYSYMSLVPVIQPPVIRMLTTEAERKIKMGYEDEEPVSQTAKFLFPIVIVLIAGIVAPISVALIGSLMFGNILKESGVVDNLSNAAQNELANLVTLLLGITIGGTMSAERFLTLEVAMIMALGAVAFVFDTAGGVLFAKLMNLFSSNKMNPMIGACGISAFPMSGRVIAKMALKEDPTNFIIQHAIGVNVAGQVASVVAGGLVLALIPALAK
- a CDS encoding aldolase/citrate lyase family protein; the encoded protein is MEKLTMRRAMMFMPGNNPAMLQNAGIYGADTVIFDMEDSVAISEKDSARRLVHNAIKRLKYPCEVAIRINHIQTPYGLDDLKVVLPARPDLVRLPKAETAKDIQIVDEIISEAEEKNGFVPGSIKMMAAIETAKGLMNAYEVATASPRMVALAIGGEDFIADLKTSRTSHGNELFVPRGQLVLAARAAGIQAIDSVYTDINNEQGFIEETIRIKEMGFDGKSVVNPKQIRLVQEIFAPTEKEIAHAERVIAAYQDALARNSGVIAIDGKMIDTPIVTRAERVLAYAAAVRK
- the citF gene encoding citrate lyase subunit alpha translates to MINSIGRIIPDQIKGIETIKPYQGPFALQPQGRSVGRKLGVNIPKSNKLLKSIEDAIDAAGLKDGMTISFHHHFRNGDYILNKVVETIAKKKIKNITLAPSSLNTVNESILPYLEQGVISAIETSGARGELGKFLTYGKLAKPTIIRSHGGRARAIESGELHIDVAFIGAACCDSFGNINGVNGPSACGSMGYAMVDAEYADTVIALTDNLVPHPIFPISIPQTQVDYIVELPSIGDPKGIASGALRISRNPRELLIAEFAAGVIEYSGYLKNGYSLQLGSGGASLAAARFIKEKMIAQKIKGSFGVGGVTAPFIEMLEEGLFEVLFDVQDFDIPSIESIKNNPRHLEMSASYYANPHNGGPIVNNLDVVILSATEVDVDFNVNVITDSNGEIMGASGGHCDTAAGANLSIVVAPLLRGRLPMVLDKVNTVVTPGETVDVIITERGIAVNPRRADLMDNLKNTWLPVMSIEEMQKMAYDLTGKPKEIEVSDDVVAVVEYRDGSIIDVVRRPL
- a CDS encoding biotin/lipoyl-containing protein, translating into MSSFELNITLNGVTYNVEVEKVNKNSAAQPKAAVVAAPAAQPIAAPVAAAKPASAPAAVAAGDTSLNAPLPGKVIRIVAKAGSAVKKGDVVMILEAMKMQNEIASPVDGTVKSIQVSDGQNVKPGEQLAIIG